In Megalopta genalis isolate 19385.01 chromosome 14, iyMegGena1_principal, whole genome shotgun sequence, the following are encoded in one genomic region:
- the LOC117225766 gene encoding uncharacterized protein LOC117225766: MGKSRNGKAAAICTAVAFVAIVIAFTTPNWLETDGKLENPKFIKIGLWQVCFHGFEHPHHLYDTKFYGCWWVFEEEYYIIHDILLPPFFVATQFFFTLCLTLLLIGSFLTTLYACCSRHHHKYQLLLWTIGGNLLLGGICGIISVIIFGARGDGRDWMPNWEHNEISWSYAFAVIGSFILVLAGILFLIEGRRHRKKQERILNEEQKTHTTI; encoded by the exons ATGGGCAAATCTCGTAATGGAAAAGCTGCTGCGATATGCACAGCAGTAGCATTTGTTGCAATAGTGATTGCATTTACCACACCCAATTGGCTTGAAACTGACGGCAAATTGGAAAATCCAAAGTTTATTAAAAttg GTTTATGGCAAGtatgtttccatggatttgaacatcccCATCACTTGTACGACACAAAATTTTACGGCTGTTGGTGGGTGTTCGAAGAAGAGTACTATATAATTCATGATATTCTTCTACCACCCTTTTTTGTGGCAACGCAGTTTTTCTTCACGTTGTGTCTAACTTTATTATTGATAGGAAGTTTTCTAACAACATTGTATGCATGTTGTTCACGTCATCACCACAAATATCAGTTGCTATTATGGACAATTGGTGGGAATTTATTGTTAGGCGGAATATGTGGTATCATATCTGTTATTATATTTGGTGCCCGCGGGGATGGGAGAGATTGGATGCCCAACTGGGAACATAACGAGATCAGTTGGTCTTATGCATTTGCTGTGATTGGCAGCTTTATCTTGGTTCTTGCTGGTATCCTATTCTTAATCGAGGGACGTAGACACAGGAAGAAACAAGAGAGAATTCTGAATGAAGAACAAAAGACACATACAACCATCTAA
- the LOC117225765 gene encoding uncharacterized protein LOC117225765, giving the protein MSADKQEYHRASNAVVFGGLITYIAGLLLVMAFTSPYWIESYQETFSNFKHMGLWEYCFKEFRYPYYQFDKQFDGCHHIFSEEYYVIREWLLPGWLLVVQTLVTVALLLSFAAQVMIALMLVRWPLKFVLNNEWLLSSAAFLCCGGAGTLLFLAVSIFGGQCWRRDWLMYPNFNHLSWSYALAVVSFMFHLLAALFLYLDAKAGYRLRKESRNLVMQMQPNPQSHQGLQRSGYI; this is encoded by the exons ATGTCTGCCGACAAACAGGAATATCACCGCGCATCAA ATGCGGTAGTATTTGGTGGActaatcacgtatatcgctggTCTATTGTTGGTAATGGCATTTACAAG TCCTTATTGGATCGAATCCTATCAAGAAACATTTAGTAATTTTAAGCATATGGGATTGTGGGAATATTGTTTCAAAGAATTTCGATATCCATACTATCAATTTGACAAACAGTTTGACGGATGCCACCACATTTTCTCAGAGGAATATTATGTAATTCGTGAGTGGCTACTACCAGGGTGGCTATTGGTAGTGCAAACGCTTGTTACTGTTGCCCTGTTACTTTCGTTCGCGGCACAAGTTATGATTGCGTTAATGTTAGTGCGTTGGCCATTGAAATTTGTACTGAATAACGAATGGCTTCTCTCCTCTGCTGCCTTCTTGTGCTGTGGAGGAGCAG GCACTCTATTGTTCTTAGCAGTATCAATATTCGGAGGACAATGCTGGCGCAGGGATTGGTTAATGTACCCGAATTTTAACCACTTGTCTTGGTCGTATGCGTTAGCGGTCGTTTCGTTCATGTTTCATTTGTTGGCCGCATTGTTTTTATACTTGGATGCAAAAGCTGGTTACAGGCTGCGTAAAGAATCTCGTAATTTGGTGATGCAGATGCAGCCTAATCCACAGTCACACCAAGGGTTGCAAAGAAGCGGATATATATAA
- the LOC117225767 gene encoding uncharacterized protein LOC117225767: MIVDCKDECHFGIGEMDIFASITPGVVKEHRAHVENASYIILDDNLPLNTIKYILDLATHSKIPVWYEPTDVKKATKIFETESQWQNVRIISPNRNELKAIAKCLGISVTKEKSSMDLEEVKTIAEHVAEIVPVIVVRKALGTSSFLLPVTARSSRARSRRGFDRR, encoded by the exons ATGATAGTCGACTGCAAAGACGAGTGCCATTTCGGAATTGGTGAAATGGACATCTTTGCAAGCATTACTCCCGGCGTGGTGAAAGAACATCGAGCACACGTGGAAAATGCTAGCTACATCATTCTTGACGATAATCTACCCCTGAACACGATTAAATATATTCTGGATCTAGCCACCCATTCAAAAATTCCAG TTTGGTACGAGCCTACAGACGTGAAGAAAgcaacaaaaatatttgaaacagAATCACAGTGGCAAAATGTTCGCATCATATCTCCAAACAGAAATGAATTAAAGGCAATTGCAAAATGCCTGGGGATATCAGTGACCAAAGAAAAGTCGTCTATGGATTTAGAAGAAGTAAAGACAATAGCGGAACACGTAGCTGAAATTGTTCCAGTAATT GTTGTTCGTAAAGCTTTGGGAACTAGTAGCTTTTTGCTACcagtgacggcgcgaagttcgagagcccgcagcagaCGAGGTTTTGACAGAAGAtag